Part of the bacterium genome, TCTTGGACGGGCTTTCTGACGCTTGCGGCGCTAACGATGAGCCCGGCTGCGGCTCTCGCCGCCGACAGCGGCTTTGCGAACAACAACGGCGCCAGCGTTTTCTTCAGTGACGAGCCCAGTCTTCTGAGGAAGTTCCCGACTCTGGAGTCGGTCGTGCCGGTGCCATCGATCGCCGACGTTTCCGGCCGGACGGTCATACCAATTTCCTGCCGGGTCCGGGCCGAGGACAGCGGCGGACCGGTCAAGGGTGCAAGGGGCACCTATCGCGCCGAGCTTCTCGTGCTGGATCGGGGTACCGGGATGTCCGAGATCTTCCCTCTCAAATCGGGCACGTTCAGGACCAAGACGAATGGCGTCAGTCGGTTCAAGATCGAGATCCCGACGGCGATTTTCGCCGGTGGTTTCGAATCGGGAGGCGTATCTGCGTGGTCCTACGCCCGCACCGCCTTCAAGAAGAAGACGAAGGGCACCTTCGGTGCGCTGGACTGCGACGTTACCGTCATGAAGAACTAGACGGCGCCTAGTTGTGGATGGCGGCCCTGGGAAGCCGCGGTTTAGGGTCTGGTAACGGACGCCTCGAGCGGGCTCTCGCCGGAATCGAAGACCCGGTTCCAGTCGACCTTGGCGGTGAACTGCATGAGCACGAACAGGGTGATGATCGAGCCGGTCGTCACCGCCAGCCCGGTCAGGCCTTCGAAGAAGAAGGCGTAGCTGAAGAGCACCAGGAACACGAGCTGGGCGGAGCCGGCGTAGCGCAGAGCGCTCCGTAAGCCGCAGATCAGCCTCAGGTAGCTGAGGACCAGGCCCAGGCTGACCACGGCCGCCGTGGCGAACGCCAGATGGATGTTGAGGTGGTCGACCAGGTAGGCCATGAGCAGATGAAAGGAGAAAAACGCGGCCGAGAGAAAGAAGAAGTGCATCGGGTGAAGCTCGAGGTGTTTGAGCGCGCCCAGCATGATCAGGACGGTGATGAAGAATAGGAGCGAGACCGGCGCGAAGAAGGTAATGCGAGCGGTGAGCGGTCCCGGGTTGAGCTTGTTCGGGACGTCCAGCCCGATGTGCTGGCCACTGACCAGGTTGTCGAACGACCACTCGAGTCGCCAGCCGTCTCCGGTCGGGCTCTTTCGAGTCGGCGAGAGTGCCCCGGCGGGAAAGTCGATGCCGCCGAAGTCGGTGATCATCGCGAGGTTGAAGTCACGTATCTGGCCCACGCTCGAGTCGCCGAAACGATAGCTCCAGGTGTCCAGGCCGCGCGAGCGGTAGCGGATCTCGATCGGAACGGTTTTGCCGGGTTTGGGCACGAAGCGAGCCGAGACGCCTTGGGCCAGGTTGTTCACCTGGGAGATGTCCTCGCCGCCGAAGCTGAGCGAGAAATCGTCATAGATCGCGGTCGGCGACGGAAACTGAAAGTCGACCGTTACGGACTTGGCTTTGAGGCTCGGAATCCTGACCATGTAAACGGCCTTGAAGTCGACGGTGTAGGTGTCATGCCAGAGGAGTCCCTTTCTGCGGTGATCGACATTCAGCCGAACGTCGACCGAGCTCGAGCTGATGGTCAGGGGTATGCAAACCTCCTTCTCCCTCTTTACCCGTTTCGTGACCTCCTTGCCCGACTCGTCCTTCTGGGTCACTTGTTCCGAGACCTCGTGCAGGCGGTTGTGAAATACCTTCGGCGCCATCTGGCTGTGTTGGCCTCCCCACAGCGAGGCGACCTGCTGCCCGCCCTCGATCTTGGATTGGTTGGTCCGGGTCGCGACCGAAGCGCCCAGGATGAACCAGGCGACCGCGGTCGAGGCGAAAATGAAGAGAATGGCAAACAGGCGGCGAGCGGTCATGTCTTGTCCCTTCGACGTGATTCCAGGGCTGTGAAGGTTCAGGAGGCCAGAGCCGGCAGGCGTCCGAAGCGCCGATTCCGGTTGTGGAAATCCTCCACCGCGGTGGCGAGCTGTTCCGGGCCGAAGTCCGGCCAGAGAACGGGAAGGAAGAGCAGCTCGGCGTACGCCGATTCCCAGAGCAGGAAGTCCGAGAGCCGCTGCTCGCCGCTGGTGCGGATAAGGAGGTCTACCGGCGGCACACCCGCCACCGAGTGGGTCACGCGCTCGATACGGCAGGTGAGATCCGACACCGGATCCGGTACCGGACCGATCGCGGCCTGGGTTCCCAGACGGGAAGCCGCGGCAATCGCCCAACGAGCGGAGTAGTCGACGGCGAGGCGCAGAAGTAGCGACGAGCAAGCCCGGGTAGCCCGCTCGGAGCTCTCGATGGCGCTCACGATCGAGGGGCGGAGCCGGTCTCGGCGGCCGATGACGTTGAGCCGGACGTCGTTCTCGACCAGGCGGTCGCGTTCGCGAGACAGGAAGTCCTCGAACAGGTACATCAAGGCTCGGACCTCGCTCGACGGTCGCTGCCAGTTGTCGGCCGAGAACGCGTACAGGGTGAGTACGTCGATTCCGAGCTCGCCGGCGGCTTCGACCGTGCGGCGCACGGCCTCCGCTCCCTGTCGGTGGCCGGCGGTGCGTCGGAGGCCGTGTTGAGCGGCCCAGCGGCCGTTTCCGTCCATGATGATGCCGACATGGAGCGGGTCGTGTTTTGGCAGTGTACTTTGCATCACAAAGTCAGACTCCAAAAAAAGAGTTACTCGCCACGGGTGGCGTGGATGATCGCCTCCATGTGCGCGAGGTATCGCTCGAGTCCACGCCGGCCCTTCGAGGTGATCCGAAACTCGGTCTTGGGCGTTCGCTTGACGAAGCTCTTCTTGCAGCTCAAATAGCCCGCGTCCTCGAGCTTGCGAGCGTGGACGCTCAGGTTGCCGTCGCTGGTCTCGAGCAGCTCCTTGAGCTCGGAGAAGGTCATGGAGCGGTTCACGGACAGTGCGCTCAGGATACCGAGCCGGATACGCTCGTAGACCAGGCGATCGAACTCGCGGGCACTGGAATCGGAGAGATAGCCGGCCACTGTCGCCAGCCGCCGCTTGCGCGAGGGCGGGCCGGTTTCAGCGGCGGCCGTGGCTTCCGGCACCGCCGACGCCCCGGTTCGGGCTGCGGCCGCCTTAGCCACCGTAGCTCCGAGCGATGATGAACCCGAACACGAGGTGAAGCCCGCCGAAGCCCGCCGCGAGCAGCGGATTGGCCCAGGCCGGAGAGCTCGAAAGTGCCACCGCGCCGAGGAGGATGAAGCAGACTCCCATGACCGGCACGGGACGAACCGAAAAGGCCCCGCCGGAGACCACCGCGACGCCGTAGAGCAGCAGCCAGGTTCCCGGTACCAGGTCGGCGCGACCGCTCCGGAGCAGGACGAAGGACAGCATGGCCGCTGCCAGGAGTGCAGGGCTCAGGTTGAGCAGGAATCTCCGGCCCACGCCGCTCGCGAGCTTCTGCCCCAGAGCCGCGGCCTTGTGCCGCATGAAGACGCCACCGATCGCGGCCGCCACTAGCGCATCCAGCACCCAGATCTGAAACCAGTCTTCCGGGGAGTTGTGAACCACGATCGCCGCGACGATCGCGGAAAGCCCCATCGCCATACCACCGCGCCCGGGAACCGAGGTGAACGAGCCCGC contains:
- the uppS gene encoding di-trans,poly-cis-decaprenylcistransferase encodes the protein MQSTLPKHDPLHVGIIMDGNGRWAAQHGLRRTAGHRQGAEAVRRTVEAAGELGIDVLTLYAFSADNWQRPSSEVRALMYLFEDFLSRERDRLVENDVRLNVIGRRDRLRPSIVSAIESSERATRACSSLLLRLAVDYSARWAIAAASRLGTQAAIGPVPDPVSDLTCRIERVTHSVAGVPPVDLLIRTSGEQRLSDFLLWESAYAELLFLPVLWPDFGPEQLATAVEDFHNRNRRFGRLPALAS
- a CDS encoding helix-turn-helix domain-containing protein produces the protein MTFSELKELLETSDGNLSVHARKLEDAGYLSCKKSFVKRTPKTEFRITSKGRRGLERYLAHMEAIIHATRGE